Below is a genomic region from Candidatus Melainabacteria bacterium RIFOXYA2_FULL_32_9.
TGAACAGTCATAGTTAAGAGTCCAAATTCTCCAACCAGTATTTGATTTATAGGCCCTTCTGGAATTATTTTTGTAACTAAATCAGTAATCCAGGGGGTGTAATACTTTAAAAGTATGTTGTTTTCAAGAAAATCTACTAGATCACCAGCTATTAGGCCACCAACTATTTTATAAAGAGCAAGTAATATTAACATAGCTACTGCAAAACCTACTATTGGATTTAATAGTAGCTTACCTATAAAAGTTGATATATTAACATTTTTTGTGGTTTCTGATGCCACTTTATCAATAATTTCATTTACTCTTTTTCTTCTCTCAGAATAAATATAGTCTCTACTATCCAGATTTTCTTTTTTGTCTTCAAATTCAAGAATTTTATCGATTCGTTCTTCTTTAGATAAGCTTACTAACTGGAATTTGTCCAAATAAGCTGATTCTATATTTGATTTTTCAACTTTTGTGTTTTGAATATAGTCTTTAACCTCTTTAATTCCTTGATTTTTAATGGCAATTGTTGGAAAAACCTTCACGCCAAAGAGGTTTTCAAGAGCTTGATAATCTATTTCTATTCCTCTTGATTGAGCTTCATCAATCTGATTTAAAACAACGATAATCGGGAATCCCATATCAATTAGTTGCTGAGTTAAAAATAAATCTCTTTCTAAACTCATAGCACTAACAATATTTATAATTAAATCTGCTTCTAAGATGATTTTTTTAGCTACAATTTCTTCATCATTATAGCTGCCAATACCATAAATTCCTGGAGTATCTAGTATTTGCCAATTCTTAAAGGTGGCTTTTGCTATATCGACAGTTGTTCCGGGATAATTACTTACTTCAACATATGTTCCGGTAAACTTATTAAAAAATACAGATTTGCCAACATTAGGATTGCCAACTAATACAATCTTTTGCAAATTTGTATTATCGGAATTATTTTTATTCCGATTTTGCTGATTTTTAAGTGTTGTATCCATTTTATATAACCTTAACGTAAATTTGTTTTGAAAGATCTCTTCCTACGGCTATTTCTTGTTGATTTCTTTGAATAATAACAGGACCGGGTTTTGCTATACAGGTTATTTGTTGACCTTTTTCTATACCAAAACAGGAAAAAAAGCGACTCACTGTAGAATCAATAAAGTCCAAGATTTCAACCCTTTGCCCAACTTTTATTTCAACTAAGCTTACCATTATTTTGTTTATTATTCCTTTCTTTAAGCTTATTGAGAATATTTCTCAATAACTCCTAATATTAGATTATCACAGCAATTTTGTAATGTCAATCATGTTTAATTCCTTATATATAAGTTAAAAACAAAGCGTTTTAATAAAATGCATTTCTTATTTTTAAATTAGCATAACTGAATTTGCAAAATAGTTTGAAGAAATGCTTCGTGAGCGATTTTTAAAAGATTGAATGTATTTATGCCAATCCTGAATTGCAAGCTTTTTTTAAGATAATTAAACCAATATAAAGTTAATTTTTATTATTAAAGTTTCATGTTGAGTAAAATCACGCTGATTCCCTTTTTTTAAAATGTTAATGTAAATTTATAAGCTTTATTTTAAACACATAAATTTTCTTTGATTTACTATAGTAAAACACTCAACAAACTTTATTTAATATATATATTCATATATACACTGTATTTTTATTAAAAAACTTGCTCATTTATATAAAAAACTCTATAGTAGTATGTGGGGCAGCAAATACAGAAGTTTATTGAGGGGAGTTGATAACCTAAATATAAAATGGGTTAATCTAAATACGAGAGAGAACTGTATAAGCAGGAACGTGGAGGGTGAAAAAGAAGTGCTAGAACACGGTTATATTCAAATTTATACTGGGGATGGAAAAGGTAAAACTACAGCATCATTAGGTCTAGCATTAAGAGCTATCGGGCATGGGTGGAAAGTTTTAATTATACAATTTACTAAAGGGGAACAGGCTAACAATTATTATGGTGAAATTGCTTCTTCTTCAAAATTGATGCCAAATTTAGAAGTGGCACAGTTTGGGCTTGATCGAGTAGTTTATTCTGATAACATTAATATGGAAGACTACAAAGAAGCTAAAAAAGGTTGGCAGTTTACAAAAGAAGCGATTAATAGCGGTAAATATCAACTGATTATTCTTGATGAAATTAACATTTGTGCAGATCTTGGCATGATTAAGATTTC
It encodes:
- a CDS encoding ferrous iron transport protein B, coding for MQKIVLVGNPNVGKSVFFNKFTGTYVEVSNYPGTTVDIAKATFKNWQILDTPGIYGIGSYNDEEIVAKKIILEADLIINIVSAMSLERDLFLTQQLIDMGFPIIVVLNQIDEAQSRGIEIDYQALENLFGVKVFPTIAIKNQGIKEVKDYIQNTKVEKSNIESAYLDKFQLVSLSKEERIDKILEFEDKKENLDSRDYIYSERRKRVNEIIDKVASETTKNVNISTFIGKLLLNPIVGFAVAMLILLALYKIVGGLIAGDLVDFLENNILLKYYTPWITDLVTKIIPEGPINQILVGEFGLLTMTVQYILGVLLPLIFGFYIFMAILEDSGYLPRLAVLTDRFLSKIGLNGRAIIPIILGFGCITMATITTRILGSKRERTIATAILGLAVPCSAQLGVIIGLIAVAGGLKGWIIYLLSIFTVMVLVGTVLDKLLPGKSSYLLIDLPPMRLPILKNVLDKALSKSWHFLKEATPLFFLGAFLITILEITGGLKVIQEFLAPLTVSLLNLPPEVATVFIMGLIRRDFGAAGLAQMAGIGGGIAILNPAQILTSLVVLTLFVPCIAAVIVMYKERGFKEASSIWFGSWILAFLIGGILSRILGLVM